A window of the Kosakonia sp. BYX6 genome harbors these coding sequences:
- the qseC gene encoding quorum sensing histidine kinase QseC: protein MKLTFPLSLRLRLTLLFLLLSMAAWLCASLVAWQQTRDKLDKLFDTQQMLFAKRLSVMELNQLPGITPQIGKKKIKHGHLDDDALAFAIYSTDGKMLLNDGENGRDIPYNYRREGFDNGHLQDEDDQWRFLWLTAPGGKFRVVVGQEWEYRQEMALEIIASQLTPWLVALPLMLALLIVLLSFELRPLKKLALALRSRAPDHAEPLNTQGVPSEVRPLVDALNQLFARTHAMMLRERRFTSDAAHELRSPLAALKVQTEVAQLSDDDADSRQKALAQLHVGIDRATRLVDQLLTLSRLDSLDKIDGIETLSVDALLQSAVMDIYHCAQQAGIDVRLHLHAQSVNRQGQPLLLSLLVRNLLDNAIRYSPPGSVVDVTLEANAFSVRDNGPGISHEALARIGERFYRPPGQSETGSGLGLSIVQRIAAMHQMTVTFANHPQGGFIARLNW from the coding sequence ATGAAACTCACCTTTCCGTTGAGCCTGCGCCTGCGCCTCACGCTGCTATTTTTATTGCTCTCAATGGCAGCCTGGCTGTGCGCCAGCCTGGTGGCCTGGCAACAAACCCGCGACAAACTCGACAAGCTGTTTGATACGCAACAGATGCTGTTCGCCAAACGGCTCAGCGTGATGGAACTCAACCAGTTACCCGGCATAACACCGCAAATTGGCAAAAAGAAGATCAAACACGGGCATCTGGATGATGACGCGCTGGCGTTCGCTATCTATTCCACGGACGGCAAAATGCTGCTGAACGACGGCGAGAATGGCCGGGATATTCCGTACAACTATCGCCGCGAAGGCTTTGATAACGGCCATTTGCAGGATGAAGATGATCAATGGCGCTTCCTGTGGCTCACCGCGCCGGGCGGCAAATTCCGCGTAGTCGTCGGCCAGGAATGGGAGTATCGCCAGGAGATGGCGCTGGAAATTATCGCCTCGCAACTGACACCGTGGCTGGTAGCCCTGCCGTTAATGCTGGCGCTGCTGATTGTGCTGCTCTCTTTTGAACTGCGCCCTTTGAAAAAGCTGGCGCTGGCGCTGCGTTCCCGCGCGCCGGATCATGCTGAACCGCTTAACACACAAGGCGTGCCCAGCGAAGTGCGCCCGTTGGTTGATGCCCTGAACCAGCTTTTCGCGCGAACCCACGCCATGATGCTGCGCGAACGGCGCTTTACGTCCGATGCGGCCCATGAGTTGCGCAGCCCGCTGGCGGCGTTGAAAGTACAAACGGAAGTGGCGCAACTCTCCGATGACGATGCCGATTCACGCCAGAAAGCGCTCGCGCAGTTGCACGTGGGCATCGATCGCGCCACGCGGCTGGTGGATCAACTGCTGACGCTATCAAGGCTGGATTCGCTGGACAAAATCGATGGCATCGAAACCCTCTCGGTGGACGCGCTGTTGCAATCAGCAGTCATGGATATTTACCACTGCGCGCAACAGGCGGGCATTGACGTGCGTCTGCACCTGCACGCGCAATCCGTTAACCGCCAAGGGCAGCCGCTGTTACTCAGTTTGTTAGTGCGTAATTTGCTGGATAACGCCATTCGCTACAGCCCGCCGGGCAGTGTGGTCGACGTCACGCTGGAAGCAAACGCGTTTAGCGTGCGGGATAACGGGCCGGGCATCAGCCACGAAGCGCTGGCGCGTATTGGCGAGCGTTTTTACCGTCCGCCGGGGCAAAGCGAAACCGGTAGCGGGCTTGGTTTGTCGATTGTGCAGCGCATTGCCGCGATGCATCAAATGACGGTCACCTTTGCTAATCATCCGCAAGGCGGATTTATTGCTCGCCTGAACTGGTAG
- the qseB gene encoding quorum sensing response regulator transcription factor QseB, which yields MRILLIEDDTLIGDGIKAGLSKKGFCVDWFTDGKLGKAALFAAPYDAVILDLTLPGIDGLDILRAWREEKRAEPVLILTARDAIDQRVEGLRLGADDYLCKPFALIEVAARLEVLIRRTHGQAQSVLCHGQVTLDPVNLVATFNNETLSLKPKEFALLELLLRNAGRVLPRKLIEEKLYNWDDDVSSNAVEVHVHHLRRKLGSEFIRTVHGIGYTLGDQ from the coding sequence ATGCGCATTTTATTAATTGAAGATGACACGTTAATCGGCGACGGCATCAAAGCCGGATTAAGCAAAAAAGGCTTCTGCGTCGACTGGTTTACCGACGGCAAGCTTGGCAAAGCTGCGCTGTTTGCCGCACCTTATGACGCGGTGATCCTCGACTTAACGCTGCCAGGCATCGACGGGCTGGATATTTTACGCGCCTGGCGCGAAGAGAAACGCGCGGAACCGGTGCTGATCCTCACCGCCCGCGACGCCATTGACCAGCGCGTCGAAGGTTTGCGACTCGGCGCGGATGATTACCTGTGCAAACCTTTTGCCTTGATCGAAGTGGCCGCTCGCCTGGAAGTGTTGATTCGCCGAACGCACGGCCAGGCGCAGAGCGTGTTATGTCACGGGCAAGTGACGCTCGATCCCGTAAATCTGGTTGCGACCTTCAACAATGAAACGCTCTCGCTGAAACCCAAAGAGTTCGCCCTGCTGGAGTTGCTGCTGCGCAATGCCGGGCGCGTATTGCCGCGCAAACTTATCGAAGAGAAGCTCTATAACTGGGACGACGACGTTTCCAGCAATGCGGTGGAGGTGCATGTGCACCACCTGCGGCGCAAACTCGGCAGCGAGTTTATCCGCACCGTGCACGGTATCGGTTACACCCTGGGAGACCAATGA
- a CDS encoding YgiW/YdeI family stress tolerance OB fold protein encodes MKKFAAITAVIALCSAPAFAANQGGFTGPGSTQQTSSQQNGGFTGPNGSKATVESAKSLRDDAWVTLSGNIVERISDDTYLFKDATGTINVEIKDKRWNGVTVGPQDKVEIQGEVDKDWNSVEIDVKEIRKVSQ; translated from the coding sequence ATGAAAAAGTTCGCTGCTATTACCGCTGTTATCGCACTCTGTTCCGCCCCCGCATTTGCGGCTAATCAAGGCGGGTTCACCGGGCCGGGTTCCACCCAGCAAACCTCGTCCCAACAGAACGGCGGCTTTACCGGGCCAAATGGCAGTAAAGCCACCGTCGAAAGCGCCAAATCCTTGCGCGATGACGCCTGGGTTACGCTGAGCGGCAACATCGTGGAACGTATCTCTGATGACACCTATTTATTCAAAGATGCCACCGGCACGATTAACGTCGAAATCAAGGATAAACGCTGGAACGGCGTGACCGTTGGCCCGCAGGATAAAGTCGAGATTCAGGGTGAAGTCGATAAAGACTGGAACTCGGTGGAAATCGACGTGAAAGAGATCCGCAAAGTCAGTCAGTAA
- the parC gene encoding DNA topoisomerase IV subunit A has product MSDMAERLALHEFTENAYLNYSMYVIMDRALPFIGDGLKPVQRRIVYAMSELGLNASAKFKKSARTVGDVLGKYHPHGDSACYEAMVLMAQPFSYRYPLVDGQGNWGAPDDPKSFAAMRYTESRLSKYAELLLGELGQGTVDWVPNFDGTMQEPKMLPARLPNILLNGTTGIAVGMATDIPPHNLREVANAAITLIEQPKTTLEQLLDIVQGPDYPTEAEIITSRAEIRKIYQNGRGSVRMRAVWKKEDGAVVITSLPHQVSGARVLEQIANQMRNKKLPMVDDLRDESDHENPTRLVIVPRSNRVDMDQVMNHLFATTDLEKSYRINLNMIGLDGRPAVKNLLEILTEWLAFRRDTVRRRLNHRLDKVLKRLHILEGLLVAFLNIDEVIEIIRTEDEPKPALMSRFGISETQAEAILELKLRHLAKLEEMKIRGEQSDLEKERDQLQAILASERKMNNLLKKELQADADAFGDDRRSPLHEREEAKAMNEHDMQPSEPVTIVLSQMGWVRSAKGHDIDAQGLSYKAGDSWKASAKGKSNQPVVFIDTTGRSYAVDPISLPSARGQGEPLTGKLTLPPGATVDHMIMSNEDQKLLMASDAGYGFVCTFNDLVARNRAGKTLISLPENARVMPPLEIENDSDMLLAITAAGRMLMFPVSDLPQLSKGKGNKIIGIPSADAAKGVDGLAHLYLLPPQSTLTIHVGKRKIKLRPEELQKVQGERGRRGTLMRGLQKIDRVEIDSPSRPGAGDSEE; this is encoded by the coding sequence ATGAGCGATATGGCAGAGCGCCTTGCGCTGCATGAATTTACGGAAAACGCATACCTGAACTACTCCATGTACGTCATCATGGATCGTGCGTTGCCGTTTATCGGTGATGGCCTGAAACCCGTTCAGCGTCGCATCGTTTACGCAATGTCTGAACTGGGGCTGAACGCCAGCGCGAAGTTCAAAAAATCCGCCCGTACCGTGGGTGACGTGCTGGGTAAATACCACCCGCACGGCGATAGCGCATGTTACGAAGCCATGGTGTTAATGGCTCAGCCATTCTCCTACCGTTACCCGCTGGTGGACGGCCAGGGGAACTGGGGCGCACCGGACGATCCGAAGTCCTTCGCCGCCATGCGTTATACCGAATCCCGTCTTTCCAAATATGCCGAATTATTGCTTGGCGAACTGGGGCAAGGCACCGTTGATTGGGTTCCCAACTTCGACGGGACGATGCAAGAGCCGAAAATGCTGCCTGCACGCCTGCCAAACATTCTGCTGAACGGCACCACCGGCATTGCCGTTGGTATGGCGACAGACATTCCGCCGCACAACCTGCGTGAAGTGGCGAACGCCGCAATCACCCTGATTGAACAACCGAAAACCACCCTCGAGCAACTGCTGGATATTGTGCAGGGGCCGGACTACCCAACCGAAGCGGAAATCATTACTTCCCGCGCGGAAATCCGCAAAATTTACCAGAACGGCCGCGGTTCGGTGCGCATGCGCGCGGTGTGGAAAAAAGAGGACGGCGCGGTCGTTATTACCTCGCTGCCGCACCAGGTTTCCGGCGCGCGCGTGCTGGAGCAAATCGCCAACCAGATGCGCAACAAAAAGCTGCCGATGGTTGACGATCTGCGTGACGAATCGGATCACGAAAACCCGACGCGTCTGGTGATTGTGCCGCGTTCCAATCGCGTGGACATGGATCAGGTGATGAACCACCTGTTCGCCACGACCGATCTGGAAAAGAGTTACCGCATCAACCTCAATATGATCGGTCTGGATGGTCGCCCGGCGGTGAAAAACCTGCTGGAGATCCTCACCGAATGGCTGGCATTCCGTCGCGATACGGTGCGCCGCCGTCTGAACCACCGTCTCGATAAAGTGCTCAAACGCCTGCATATCCTCGAAGGTTTGCTGGTGGCGTTTCTCAATATCGACGAAGTGATTGAAATTATCCGCACGGAGGATGAACCGAAACCCGCGCTGATGTCGCGCTTTGGCATCAGTGAAACCCAGGCGGAAGCCATTCTTGAGTTAAAACTGCGTCATCTCGCCAAACTGGAAGAGATGAAAATCCGCGGTGAGCAGAGCGATCTGGAAAAAGAGCGCGACCAGTTGCAAGCGATCCTCGCCTCTGAGCGCAAGATGAACAACCTGCTGAAGAAAGAGTTGCAGGCCGATGCCGACGCGTTTGGCGATGATCGCCGTTCGCCGCTGCACGAGCGCGAAGAAGCGAAAGCGATGAACGAGCACGACATGCAGCCGTCTGAGCCGGTGACCATCGTGCTGTCGCAAATGGGCTGGGTGCGCAGTGCCAAAGGCCACGACATCGACGCGCAGGGCCTGAGCTATAAAGCGGGCGATAGCTGGAAAGCGTCGGCTAAAGGCAAGAGCAATCAGCCGGTGGTGTTTATCGATACCACCGGGCGCAGCTACGCCGTTGATCCGATTTCGCTGCCGTCTGCGCGCGGGCAGGGCGAGCCGTTAACCGGCAAGCTGACGCTGCCGCCGGGCGCGACGGTGGATCATATGATCATGAGCAACGAGGATCAGAAGCTGCTGATGGCGTCCGACGCGGGTTATGGCTTCGTGTGTACCTTCAACGACTTAGTGGCGCGCAACCGTGCCGGTAAAACGCTGATCAGCCTGCCGGAAAATGCACGGGTGATGCCGCCGCTGGAGATCGAGAATGACAGCGATATGCTGCTCGCCATCACCGCGGCTGGCCGCATGCTGATGTTCCCGGTCAGCGACCTGCCGCAGTTGTCGAAAGGCAAGGGCAACAAGATTATCGGCATTCCGTCCGCCGATGCGGCGAAGGGTGTGGATGGGCTTGCGCACCTTTACCTCCTGCCGCCGCAAAGCACGCTGACCATCCACGTTGGCAAACGCAAAATCAAACTGCGCCCGGAAGAGCTGCAAAAAGTGCAGGGCGAACGCGGGCGTCGCGGTACGTTGATGCGCGGCTTGCAGAAAATCGACCGCGTGGAGATCGATTCGCCTTCACGCCCAGGCGCGGGCGATAGCGAAGAGTAA
- a CDS encoding 1-acylglycerol-3-phosphate O-acyltransferase — protein sequence MLFIFRVIIVVIYSILLCIFGSIYCLFSPRNPKHVATFGHLFGRLAPALGLKVETRLPPGAGQFGNAIYIANHQNNYDMVTASSIVLPPTVTVGKKSLLWIPFFGQLYWLAGNLLIDRDNRAKAHGTIAQVVKQIQKRNISVWMFPEGTRSRGRGLLPFKTGAFHAAIAAGVPIIPVCVSNTSNKINLNRLKNGLVIVEMLPPVDISQFGKDQVRQLATHCRELMAAKIEELDKEVAEREATGRV from the coding sequence ATGTTATTCATTTTTCGTGTAATCATTGTCGTTATTTACTCTATTCTGTTGTGTATATTTGGGTCGATTTACTGCCTGTTCAGCCCACGAAACCCTAAACATGTCGCCACCTTCGGCCATCTTTTTGGCCGCCTTGCACCGGCGCTGGGCCTGAAAGTTGAAACCCGTTTACCGCCGGGTGCCGGCCAGTTCGGCAACGCTATCTATATTGCTAACCACCAGAACAACTACGACATGGTCACCGCTTCCAGCATTGTGCTGCCGCCAACGGTCACCGTCGGGAAAAAAAGCCTGCTGTGGATCCCGTTTTTTGGCCAGCTCTACTGGCTGGCTGGCAACCTGCTGATTGACCGTGATAACCGTGCAAAAGCGCACGGCACGATTGCTCAGGTCGTTAAGCAAATCCAAAAACGCAATATCTCTGTCTGGATGTTCCCGGAAGGCACCCGTAGCCGTGGGCGCGGTCTGCTGCCGTTCAAAACTGGGGCGTTTCACGCAGCGATTGCCGCCGGTGTTCCGATCATTCCGGTGTGCGTTTCCAACACCTCAAACAAAATTAATCTCAACCGCCTGAAGAACGGGCTGGTGATTGTCGAAATGCTGCCGCCGGTGGACATCTCGCAGTTCGGTAAAGATCAGGTTCGTCAACTGGCGACCCATTGCCGTGAACTGATGGCCGCGAAAATCGAAGAGCTCGATAAAGAAGTTGCTGAACGCGAAGCAACCGGTCGGGTTTAA
- the ftsP gene encoding cell division protein FtsP, giving the protein MSLSRRQFLQASGIALCTSAVPLRANAAGQQPPLPVPPLLESRRGSPLFLTLQRAHWSFATGTRAQISGINGRYLGPTIRVWNGDDVKLIYSNRLAENVAMTVSGLQVPGPLMGGAARMMTPNNDWAPVLPIRQSAGTLWYHANTPNRTAQQVYSGLAGMWLVEDEVSKSLPIPNHYGVDDFPVIIQDKRLDNFGTPEYSEPGSGGFVGDTLMVNGAQSPFVEVSRGWVRLRLLNASNSRRYLLQMSDGRALHVIAGDQGFLPAPVAVKQLSLAPGERREVLVDMTNGDEVSITCGEAASIMDRLRGLFEPSSILISTLVLTLRPTGLLPLVTDTLPMRLLPSDMMAGSPTRNRDITLGSDPGINGQLWDTQRIDITAQQGTWERWTVRAEMPQSFHMEGVMFLIRNVNGAMPFPEDRGWKDTVWVDGQVELLVWFGQPSWAHFPFQYQSQTLEMADRGSVGQLLVNPAP; this is encoded by the coding sequence ATGTCACTCAGTCGGCGTCAGTTTCTTCAGGCATCCGGGATTGCGCTTTGTACCAGCGCGGTGCCGCTGAGGGCAAATGCTGCCGGGCAGCAACCGCCGCTGCCTGTTCCTCCGCTGCTCGAATCCCGACGCGGTTCACCGCTCTTTCTGACGTTGCAGCGTGCGCACTGGTCTTTTGCCACTGGCACGCGTGCGCAAATTTCGGGCATTAACGGGCGTTATCTCGGGCCGACCATTCGCGTCTGGAACGGCGACGACGTCAAACTGATTTACAGCAACCGGCTGGCCGAAAACGTGGCGATGACCGTCAGCGGCTTGCAGGTTCCCGGCCCGCTGATGGGCGGCGCGGCGCGCATGATGACGCCAAATAACGACTGGGCGCCAGTGCTGCCGATTCGCCAGAGCGCCGGGACGCTGTGGTATCACGCCAATACGCCGAATCGTACCGCGCAGCAGGTGTATAGCGGGCTGGCGGGAATGTGGCTGGTGGAAGACGAGGTCAGCAAATCGTTGCCGATCCCTAACCACTACGGCGTGGATGATTTCCCGGTCATTATTCAGGATAAACGGCTGGATAACTTCGGTACGCCGGAGTACAGCGAGCCGGGCAGCGGCGGCTTTGTCGGCGATACCTTGATGGTCAACGGCGCGCAAAGCCCGTTCGTGGAAGTGTCTCGCGGCTGGGTGCGCCTGCGTTTGTTGAACGCTTCCAACTCCCGCCGTTATTTGCTGCAAATGAGCGATGGCCGCGCACTGCATGTGATTGCGGGCGATCAGGGCTTTTTGCCTGCGCCCGTGGCGGTAAAACAGTTATCTCTGGCACCCGGCGAGCGCCGCGAAGTGCTGGTGGATATGACCAACGGCGATGAAGTGTCGATTACCTGCGGCGAAGCGGCGAGCATTATGGACCGGCTGCGCGGTCTTTTTGAGCCGTCGAGCATTTTGATCTCCACGCTGGTGCTGACCCTGCGCCCCACCGGGCTGTTGCCGCTGGTCACGGATACATTACCGATGCGCCTGCTGCCGTCCGACATGATGGCCGGTTCGCCGACGCGCAACCGCGACATCACGCTGGGCAGCGATCCGGGCATCAATGGTCAACTGTGGGATACGCAACGCATCGATATCACCGCCCAGCAAGGCACGTGGGAGCGCTGGACGGTGCGTGCGGAAATGCCGCAATCGTTCCATATGGAAGGTGTGATGTTCCTGATCCGCAACGTTAATGGCGCAATGCCATTCCCGGAAGACCGGGGTTGGAAAGATACGGTGTGGGTCGACGGGCAGGTTGAGTTGCTGGTGTGGTTTGGTCAGCCTTCGTGGGCGCATTTCCCGTTCCAGTATCAAAGCCAGACGCTGGAGATGGCCGATCGTGGATCGGTGGGTCAGTTACTGGTCAATCCGGCGCCGTAA
- the dkgA gene encoding 2,5-didehydrogluconate reductase DkgA, with protein sequence MTQPTVIKLSDGNLMPQLGLGVWQASNEEVVTAIHKALEVGYRSIDTAAAYKNEDGVGKALAGAGVPREELFITTKLRNEDQQRPAEALKTSLEKLQLDYVDLYLMHWPLPARDHYVEAWKSMIELQKQGLIKSIGVCNFQTDHLQKIIDETSVIPVINQIELHPLMQQRQLHAWNATHKIQTESWSPLAQGGEGVFDQKIIRDLADKYGKTPAQIVIRWHLDSGLVVIPKSVTPARIAENFNVWDFRLDKDELGEIAKLDQGKRLGPDPDKFSG encoded by the coding sequence ATGACACAACCAACCGTGATTAAGCTCTCTGACGGCAACCTCATGCCGCAACTGGGTCTTGGCGTGTGGCAAGCGAGCAACGAGGAAGTGGTCACCGCCATCCATAAGGCGCTGGAAGTGGGGTATCGTTCGATTGATACCGCCGCAGCCTACAAGAATGAAGACGGTGTCGGTAAAGCATTAGCCGGCGCGGGCGTGCCGCGTGAAGAACTGTTCATCACCACCAAGTTGAGGAATGAAGATCAACAGCGCCCGGCTGAAGCATTGAAAACGAGCCTGGAAAAGCTGCAACTTGATTATGTGGATCTCTATTTGATGCACTGGCCGTTACCGGCGCGGGATCATTATGTTGAAGCCTGGAAAAGCATGATCGAGCTGCAAAAACAGGGGCTGATCAAGAGTATCGGCGTTTGTAATTTCCAGACCGATCATCTGCAAAAAATCATTGATGAAACCAGCGTTATTCCGGTGATCAACCAGATCGAACTGCATCCGCTGATGCAACAGCGTCAATTGCATGCATGGAATGCAACGCACAAGATCCAGACCGAGTCCTGGAGCCCGTTAGCCCAGGGCGGCGAAGGGGTATTTGATCAGAAAATTATCCGCGATCTGGCGGATAAATACGGGAAAACCCCGGCGCAGATTGTGATCCGCTGGCATCTCGACAGCGGCCTGGTGGTGATCCCGAAATCGGTGACGCCAGCGCGCATTGCCGAAAACTTCAACGTCTGGGATTTCCGTCTCGACAAAGACGAGCTCGGTGAAATCGCCAAACTGGATCAGGGCAAACGCCTGGGGCCCGATCCCGATAAGTTCAGCGGTTAA
- the yqhD gene encoding alcohol dehydrogenase, producing MNNFNLHTPTRILFGKGAIADLRAQIPANARVLITYGGGSVKKNGVLDQVYSALEGLDVREFSGIEPNPAYETLMKAVKIVQQENITFLLAVGGGSVLDGTKFIAAAAHYADGVDPWHILQTRGSEVKSAIPMGSVLTLPATGSESNAGAVVSRKTTGDKQAFHSPFVQPVFAVLDPVYTYTLPPRQVANGVVDAFVHTVEQYVTYPVDGKIQDRFAEGILLTLVEEGPKALQEPENYNVRANVMWAATQALNGLIGAGVPQDWATHMLGHELTAMHGLDHAQTLAIVLPSLWNEKRDTKREKLLQYAARVWNITEGSENERIDAAIEATRNFFERMGVPTRLSDYGFDGSSIPALLAKLEEHGMTKLGEHQDITLDVSRRIYEAAR from the coding sequence ATGAATAATTTTAATCTGCATACCCCGACGCGCATTCTGTTTGGCAAAGGCGCCATTGCCGATCTGCGTGCGCAAATCCCGGCTAACGCACGCGTACTTATCACCTACGGCGGCGGCAGCGTGAAGAAAAACGGTGTTCTCGATCAAGTGTATAGCGCGCTGGAAGGGCTGGACGTGCGGGAGTTCAGCGGTATCGAGCCAAACCCGGCTTACGAAACACTGATGAAAGCGGTAAAAATTGTCCAGCAAGAAAACATCACCTTCCTGCTGGCGGTCGGCGGCGGTTCCGTGCTGGACGGCACCAAGTTTATCGCCGCGGCGGCACATTACGCTGACGGCGTTGATCCGTGGCACATCCTACAAACGCGCGGTAGCGAAGTGAAAAGCGCCATCCCGATGGGTTCCGTGCTGACACTGCCGGCAACCGGTTCTGAATCCAACGCCGGTGCGGTGGTTTCACGTAAAACCACCGGCGACAAACAAGCGTTTCACTCGCCGTTTGTACAGCCCGTCTTCGCCGTGCTCGATCCGGTTTACACCTACACCCTGCCCCCGCGCCAGGTGGCGAATGGCGTGGTTGACGCGTTCGTCCATACCGTTGAGCAGTACGTCACTTACCCGGTCGATGGCAAAATCCAGGATCGTTTCGCCGAAGGGATTCTGCTGACGCTGGTCGAAGAAGGCCCGAAAGCGTTGCAGGAACCGGAAAACTATAATGTGCGCGCCAACGTCATGTGGGCAGCAACGCAGGCGCTGAACGGCCTGATTGGCGCCGGCGTGCCGCAGGATTGGGCAACACATATGCTGGGCCACGAATTGACAGCGATGCACGGTCTCGATCATGCGCAAACGCTGGCAATTGTGCTGCCGTCACTGTGGAATGAGAAACGCGATACCAAGCGCGAAAAACTGCTGCAATACGCCGCACGCGTATGGAATATCACTGAAGGTTCCGAAAACGAGCGCATTGATGCGGCCATCGAAGCGACGCGCAATTTCTTCGAGCGTATGGGCGTACCAACGCGCCTGTCTGATTACGGTTTTGATGGCAGCTCTATCCCGGCGCTGCTGGCGAAACTGGAAGAGCACGGCATGACGAAACTGGGCGAACATCAGGATATTACGCTGGATGTCAGCCGCCGCATTTACGAAGCCGCTCGCTAA
- a CDS encoding AraC family transcriptional regulator translates to MNREEICLRLTEKVKRLKDNENRLSALLPDIRLLYGTQPGTRTPVMYQPGIVFLFSGHKIGYINERVFRYDTNEYLLLTVPLPFECETFATPEVPLAGIRLNVDILQLQELLMDIGEDEHFQPNVAASGINSAVLSEEILCAAERLLDVMERPLDARILGKQIIREMLYHVLTGPCGGALLALVSRQTHFSLISRVLKRIESQYTENLSVDQLASEANMSVSAFHHNFKSVTSTSPLQYLKTYRLHKARMLMVHDGMKAGAAAMRVGYESPSQFSREFKRYFGLTPGEDLARIRTIQGI, encoded by the coding sequence ATGAACCGAGAAGAGATTTGCCTGCGACTAACTGAAAAAGTTAAGCGTTTGAAAGATAATGAAAATAGACTCAGTGCGTTGCTGCCAGATATCCGCCTGCTGTACGGTACGCAGCCTGGCACCCGAACGCCGGTGATGTACCAACCGGGGATCGTTTTTCTCTTTTCGGGCCATAAAATTGGCTATATCAATGAACGTGTCTTTCGTTATGACACTAATGAATATTTGCTGCTCACCGTGCCGCTGCCTTTTGAATGCGAAACTTTTGCTACACCGGAAGTGCCGCTGGCGGGTATTCGCCTGAATGTCGATATCCTGCAATTGCAGGAGCTGCTGATGGATATTGGCGAAGATGAACACTTCCAGCCGAACGTTGCGGCGAGCGGCATCAACTCGGCGGTATTATCAGAAGAGATATTGTGCGCTGCCGAGCGGTTGCTGGATGTGATGGAGCGCCCACTGGATGCGCGCATTCTCGGTAAGCAGATTATTCGCGAGATGCTTTACCACGTGCTGACTGGGCCATGCGGCGGCGCATTGCTCGCGTTGGTCAGCCGTCAAACGCATTTTAGCCTGATAAGCCGGGTGCTGAAACGCATTGAAAGCCAGTACACGGAAAACCTCAGCGTCGACCAGCTTGCCTCGGAAGCCAACATGAGTGTGTCGGCGTTTCACCACAACTTTAAATCCGTTACCAGCACTTCGCCGCTGCAATACCTGAAAACGTACCGCCTGCATAAAGCGCGGATGCTAATGGTACATGACGGCATGAAAGCCGGAGCGGCGGCAATGCGCGTCGGTTATGAAAGCCCGTCGCAATTTAGCCGCGAATTTAAGCGCTATTTCGGCCTGACGCCGGGGGAAGATTTGGCAAGAATTCGTACGATTCAGGGGATATAA
- a CDS encoding DedA family protein — protein sequence MAVIQDIIAALWHHDFAALANPHVVGVVYLVMFATLFLENGLLPASFLPGDSLLLLAGALIARGCMDFVSTVAILTSAASLGCWLSYIQGRWLGNTRLVKSWLSQLPMKYHERATYMFDRHGLLALLAGRFLAFIRTLLPTMAGISGLSNRRFQLFNWLSALLWVLVVTSMGYAISMIPFVKRHEDQVMTFLMLLPVFLLVIGLIGAVTVVLKKKYCNA from the coding sequence ATGGCTGTTATTCAAGATATTATTGCTGCGCTCTGGCATCACGACTTTGCTGCGCTGGCGAATCCTCACGTCGTTGGCGTCGTCTATTTAGTGATGTTCGCAACGCTTTTTTTAGAGAACGGCTTACTTCCTGCCTCATTTTTACCCGGTGACAGCTTGTTGTTACTGGCCGGAGCATTAATTGCACGCGGCTGCATGGATTTTGTCTCCACGGTGGCGATCCTCACGTCTGCCGCCAGCCTCGGATGCTGGCTGAGCTACATTCAGGGGCGCTGGCTTGGCAACACGCGGCTGGTGAAAAGCTGGCTGTCGCAATTGCCGATGAAATATCACGAACGCGCAACCTACATGTTTGACCGTCACGGTTTATTGGCGCTGTTGGCCGGTCGTTTTCTGGCGTTTATCCGCACCCTGTTGCCCACAATGGCGGGCATTTCCGGTCTCTCGAATCGCCGCTTCCAGTTGTTTAACTGGTTGAGCGCGCTGCTTTGGGTTCTTGTCGTGACATCAATGGGTTATGCCATCAGCATGATTCCGTTCGTCAAACGCCATGAAGACCAGGTGATGACATTCTTAATGCTGCTGCCGGTTTTCCTGCTGGTCATTGGCCTTATCGGCGCGGTCACCGTGGTGTTGAAAAAGAAGTACTGCAACGCCTGA